The genomic region TTAACcaacatattaacaaaatatatggCGTACAATGTATTAACTTCACAGAGTatgctttctctttctcataCACACATTGCCATTCGAAATTACTAAacagtaaaatacaaaaaaaaattagaaatcaaTATAACTGGATAAAACACTCCGCATGTACATTATCGTCgaaaatcgaatttttatatgtacctttaattttatagaaataagatgtgcaataaattgatatatttcattacttttaaacaaaaataagattgcaaatttttacaatacgTATCGATCTATGATCATTTGCGAGGTCAACTACATCGTCTACCAATATCGGACCAGTTTCTTACGTATAAAAAGGCATATAAACATTTTGCGAACACAATAAATCGCATGATCGCGATCGCTAGATAAAAGTTCGATTTACGTGGCAAGACGATGCTTAGTTTCGCCTGTGTTTGGGTCTATGATAACCTTCTCCTTGGTAGCCTTCATTGTCGAGGTGGAAGTACGTAGAGAAAGAGAGTTGACCGTTTCTGTGAGTGGTAGGAATCTACCATCCTCGCATTCCTTGAACAATAATTCCTTCAACCGCTGACCCTTTTCACTCTTGCTGTTGGCGGATACCTTCTCCATCGTTAACGTAAGCATCTCGACTATAAGATAAGATTCGGGTTTGTACATCCTTGTAAAGTGCAGCTTAATGTGCTCACCGATGTTCTCGTCTTTTCGCGGAATGTAGTCGCAATGCGGACACGACGGCGTCATGCGTTCGATGCCATGGCGACGTTTGTGCAAGTCCATGATATCTTTATCGATAGTGGAAAACGGACAACTCAGGCAGCGGATCGTCTCCGCGTCGGCGTCACCCATTGATGAAATGATGCcttttttttgcatcaatagTAAACTTTGCTTATCCTGATTAGAGGGTTGCAGGGTAGCATTATTGACAGAAGACAATACCGCAAGCGTGTTAACAGCAGACGATCGCGAAGACTTGCGTGACGATGTTGCCGTACCTGCATCGATGAAGCTATCGCTATCCACTGAAATTCGGTCGTCCTCAAATTGTCTGCGAGATGCCTGCGCTTCCGCGTTTGCCTGGTGTTTCTTCAAATGCTGTATGTAATTCGCATAGTATTTCACCGAGTAGTCACACGTATCACAGCGATAGCGTTGTTTTGCACCGTGCAAAGTCAGATGAACCCTATATTGCTCACGCTTTTCAAAAGCGGACGGACATTTGTGACATTTGTAGCGCTTTTCCTTCAAACGGCCGTTCCGTAGATAACCTGGATAAACAAAGTTTGGATTGCCACGCATAAAGACACCGAATTGTGGATCCGGTGATGATTGCACTGGAGATTCGGGACAAGATGTCGGAGTAGTTTCAGCAATGGGGGTAGATGATAGTTCCGCAGTCGAACTTTCGCTGGATTCATTGTGCCGTCGATGTACTACCTGATGTTTCAATAGATTTTGTGCTGTTTTCGACGAATAATCGCAATCATTACATTTGAACCGATTATTTGAACCGTGAAGCGTCATGTGGTACTCCAAAGCATCTAATTTGAAGTAACGAGCTGGACACTTGGCGCACGTAAATACCTGATTTCCAGTTCTTTGAACGGTTGTAGTACCATTGATATAGTTGTTCGCATTCTCATTGATCTCAACGACGATCCACGCGACATTCGGCCCACTGTCAGTGTCCCGATTATCCGTCTCGACGCATGCTGTCGCAGGCGGAGGATAACGCTGCGAGTGACCGTACAACGACAACAAATATTTGGTGCGCTCCTGATATTCTGTCGAGTGCGCCTTTTGATGAGCTATCAAATGCGCCGGTTGTCGCGCTGCATATGAACACCATTGGCATGAATACGCTAGTTCCGTGGTGTGGTACCGCAGATGAATACGCAACTCTTTCTCGCACAGAAATCGCGCCGGACACTTGCCGCAGCAATGCACAAGACGGGAATCCTGTAGATCAGGCTCACTACCTAACATAGGAGTTTGTGGCATGCCAAGTAGAGTGGCCAGATCATTCGCCTGTTGGGCATCAGGTCGTGTTTCATCGACAAGACAATGAACGGTACCCAGAGATCCCGCATGCATTTCTGTATGTGCGGTCATGACCTCCCGACGCGAGCAAGTAAAGCTACAGTCTGTACAGGCGATGAAGGGTCCCTGCGTTGGCATGTCTACATGCATTGTCTCATGATCAAGCACCTCCGCACGTCGCGATGAGATGAACGGACAGTGGCGACACTTGAGCATCTTCGTCAGAGTGCCATCTAGCTTCGATACCCAAACCAACGGAGCATCCGGAAGGGCACGAGTATCTAGAAGAAGCGACGGTGGTGGAGGCGGTGACGACTGAGCTTCCGTCATCTTTGAAGATGCCGTTACATTGTTACGCGACGTTATCTGAATTACTTGTTCTATGGACGATTCGTCTTTTGTTTGTGAAACacctgtaacaaatatttcaattgcgACGAATGTTCGCGAATGTATATTTGTACAAATCGTTCGATGAATTgtgcaatttataaaacttacCACCTTCGGAAATTGATATTTGTTGCAATTTATTCTTAGAAATTTGAACATCCGTATTTTGCTGATGCATAGCTGCCAGCTCTTCCCCGTGGAGTCTAGAGTGCTCCAATAATTCtctgtaataataaaagaatagcGCAATTGCATTATATGTCACATTATATCATTACTATATAATACAGACTGtgtatacataaaatactatacatcttttattactgataaaactcaacatttcttaatttcaaaagaaaataaatgataacaatAAGTGTAAAAGGCTCTcacaaataaattagaaaaataaatgcttCTGTGAGCCGATACCGattgttttttgtataaatcatgTCATTATGGAGCATAGAATTGAATTGTCTCATGAGTTTGTTTGGGATAATATCACAATTTTGGACGAGAAAAGTgttaaataagagaaaaaattacacaataaatattagtaagTACTAAGACCTAGCTCTAAGGCTTTTCTTGTATTATTAGATAAGAGACTAAAGtttattaagttaaagtttattattttggcTAAACATTATAGTCttgtaaattttcaattgtacTGAAGAGGACTCAATCACGAGTCGAAACGTCTGCTGttgtttttgagataaaataaaCCACTTGGTTTACACAAGAACAACCAGCTGATTGTGAATTCACAAAAGTATTTACTTtcttgattaattaataatagaattaaattatgaatttaaagaaaagaaatgttcACGTTAATAAAGTAAGTTACCAGCGACACATACGCCTTTGTTTTAACGTAGTATGGACAAAGATAGCATTTAAATATAGCTTCTAAGGTTGGCCGATGGTTTAGCCTATGAAGAGACAGAGTAGCAGCGTCCGATGCTGAAAATGGACAATCCCCACAACCAAATGGATTctgcaaaaaattaagtaacacATTAAATTAGAATGGATTAGTTTTTCGTCAGTTATTATACTGTCTTCAagcacaaaaattaaattaactactgataaattaaagcatattaaaaataaaagtaaacagAATACTAGTTAAACAAAACTTAAGGAGATACTGGCGATAGATTTCACTAATTAGATTATCATTTTCAGACACAAAAAtagtttaatctttttattgaacatagaattataaattcttttctacattttaagtatagAGCATAATGCAGaatcaacaattaaaaaaaaaaaataaaagctttttGTTACTGACCGTAACTCTTTTACGATCGACATTTGCTACTCATAAAACttgtaaacattaaattataaaattttaggcATAGAACTTACCCTTTCTTCTATGAACTCATGATCAGCAGATTCGTAATGAGATTTAACATGCAACAACACGTTATCTTTGTTGGTATCTCGGTAATTACAACGTTTACACTTCCACTGAGTGCGTTTACTCTCATCTATCGCTGGAGATATAGAGACCGCACCACCACCACTAGGAGTATGTATATGCATCGTAATCGGACTGTTCTTCAACAGAGACTGTCCACGACTTCTAACCGCTGCTTTGAGCGGTGGTGGAGGTCGCAGACTTATGTctacattttgaatattttgatttgCCTCACTCGACGGAATAATCGTGATAGAAGATTGCGACGTCGGGCCAGTCAACGGAACGTACTCTTTGTTGTCCACAATCACCAATTTCGTCGGCATTTCTTCAGAATTTGTTTCTTCTATGCTACGCTGTTCCATACGATCTTCGTCCCACGATTGCTGTTCTACCTGGAGCAAAGATATTTcaccatgtaaataaaatttcacaaaagaATGAGCTAAACGAAATGTTCGATGTCATGAAATCGTCTTTTGTTAAATTTGATGATtgactaaaaaataaaaaataaattttacaaattgatcaattaaaaaatgctttcaaGTATTTGTAGCATCAAGTGGATCGCACCCTATATCACCAAGAATTTTGTATCGCGCTCATGATAAACCGGCGAATTTCGTTCGATTTTCATACAATTCTCGAAAATATCGATCGAATTTTCATGGAGAAAGATATGATCGgtattttctgtttattaattACTAAGAATATGCTTACAAATAAGTGTTACAATGCAATAGTGAACAAACGTCCGAGCGCCGTGGCCAAATTGTGGTGccgagattcttttttttttttttatcgtatgtACATTGCCTCTTTGGAAGGCAATTCTTCGTTAAATTATTGCATCTATGTGAGATAAaagaataatgaattattttatgtaactgAGATTCATTATTTCACCTGTGCgagatatttgttatatttggaATAATTCCGTCGACCTGTCTCATCCGTCATGAGCACTCTGGCGCTCGTATGCACTGCGTCTTTAGCCGCTTTAAGCTTAATATGTTTTGTGATGTCCCATCGCCAGTTAGAACGATACGCGCACATTGAACACTCGAACGGCTTCCGGTTTAAATGACCGACTATATGTACGTGAAAGCGACTTGCGGTGGAAGCCCAAAATGGACAATGGGGACATTTGAATACTCGTCGTCCGCTCGGATGTGTCGGACCACCTTCAAACTGACAAAAGttttttatcgtaataaataaaaactgtaaagaattaaaaacgaaCTAGAAAGAGAGATGCTCGACATCCACTATGCAATATGTAAAGCacattcttaataataaatgaaaagaaaaacaacGAGGCTCGCTCTAGTTTCTAATCAACGCCTACCATTTCGCGATACATAGAGCTTCTTTATGCATACTCCTACAAAATATCTTGTGCTAACAGTAACAATCACAGCAACAGCAACACTTGTAGGTctttaataactattttacaGAAACGAGAAATTATAAAACACATAGCCAAAATAGAAGAATATGCACATAGCAATAAGAATTTACTTCCCCAATAGAATTGTCAAAAAATGCCTTCTACAAACAACTTTTCaaactttaattgtaatttatacagACTTCCTGACGACGTTCGCATCTAGAGTCGCGGTTGCGTAGCAGGGTTCTTATTGTaggcatatatatgtatatatttatataaattattattattattatcaagcACCGTACCGAAGGTCCAGAAGAATTTAGTCCTCTGAGATTCGCGTCCCAATCCAATTGCGACGGAAAAGAGTATTCGTCACGATACGAGGTCATGCGGACGTCCGAGCGAGAACGATTCGTTACTTTCTCTAAACTACTATCGATGGACGGCGTTGCGTCGTTGCGCGAATGGCAGTATTGCATATGCATTTGGAGATCGGTTGTACTCTTGCAACGTCTTCTACACTTAGGGCAACGTGTCGTGCCCACGGACACGCTGAGCGCGGTGTGGTGTGTCTGTTTGTGGCAAGCTAGCTCCTCCATGCTACTAGCTTTAAACGTACACCAGCATTTCAAGTCGTTCTCATTACTTACAGCTACCTCCGGCACACCGTTATTAATCGACGTCGCGGTCGTCGTTAGTTTTTCCTTCAGTTTATCGAAGAAGGAGGCATTCTTTCTCTCGAATACCCCAGCGGCAGTATTGAAATTCCTCTTCGAATTCGCGGCCTGAAAACGGACGACGGGCAACACCGAGATATAAGGCATCATCACATGTGTAACATTTCTAACATTTGAACAAAAGAAATGATTTCAACCAACCTCCTTGTTCATCTTAGCTAGCTCCGTATCCCTCGCGATTTGCGCCAGTTCAGGTCTCACTCTAACGCGCGGAACTTTCAATAGGGTCGTAGGTGGGCCGCTACTGTTGACCGTGTTATTGGACTTGGTGCTCGCTAGGCTCAATGGAATTAACATCGGCAGTGGCTTTCTTGGCTTCGATGGAGAAACCGGCGCGTGACACTCCGCTAAATGACGCTGCATCTCAGAGTCCCAGGCTGTTATAAATTGGCAGCCTTTCTCCTCGCATTTTAACGCGATGCACTCGGCGTTGGCCAGGGCGCTTTTCTTATCGTCTATCGAAATTAGCGAGTGATCTGATACGAACGAATCGGAAGAACCGACCGAGGTGGTTGTACTtccacttttatttaaaacttctcGAAAGTCACTGGCTCCAACCTAGCGAACATTATAAATACGTTATACCGAGTGATTAAACAAGCGGAATGTCGTAACGCGAGcgaaattacaattatatatgtatatatgcttATAATACCTGATTGTAACGTTTTGGACTATTTCGTGGCTTACGTTCGAAAGCGTTATTACTTTTGCGGTTGATCTGACCGACAGGTGGGTCATGATGATACGACTCATGCACCGTTAAGCTCTGACGGATATCAGCAGTAAAATTACATGCACGACATTTGAAAGCACCTCCACCTCCATGATTCCGCATGTGTCTTTCTAGATTCCACTGAAAAACAGCGTTAAAGGCACACATATAATCTATATAATCTCAAAGTGTAATCGCAAGCTTCTTCAAAACCCTGGAAAGTTATGCTGTCTGATATGCTTAACACATCGCTGGGAAAACCAAGTAGTAGAGAAGAACAAACCTTATACGCTGAACTAAAATCACAAGCATCGCACTTGATCATCGGCATAGAATGATATTTAACATGCTTAGTATAACGCGCTCTGATGTGCGTCACGTAATCGCATTTTGCGCatcgaaaaaattttcttttcaaatgaTGCACTCTTTGGTGATTTTCAAGATCTTTCACGTTCAATGCGACATACGAACACGCAGGGCAACGATTTTCGACTGGACTGTGCCCGTTTTTGCcctaaaaattacaataaaacataTTCCTGCGACCTatgagtgtgtgtgtgtcttgATATGATTGTTTCGcttagcttttttttttttttcgtcgttcACTACGGAAATTACGGCAATTGCGGCAAAATAACGCACAACGGTAACAGACTGCGTCCCTGATGACTCGTATTTATCGTTATCGGATACCACCCTCCGGTTTTAAAACGGAACTTTCTCCCGGTCTCGTCGCACTTTCCGTTTTAAAAACGGCCATGTTTAAAGGGAAGTAAGGGGAGTGAAAGAGTgtgagagagtgagagtgagagagagagagagagagaggaaataaaaacaaaataaataaaaagaaatttaaaagaaaagcacAAGAACGCGAAACACAGCAGATCTGAGAAAAGTGCAACACAGCATCCCCATGGGTGCTCACCTTATATTTGTGCTCCTTTCGCAGATGCTCGAAATAGGCCTTGATACTGGACAGCATTTTCGGCGGATCGCAGGTCTTGCACTCGTAAGACGCCTGGCCGTTTGCCTCGACGTCGATCGTCTCCGCGGAATTCACCGCGACGTTCACGTCAACGTCGATGTCGACATCCACGTCGACGTTGCCGTCCAGCGTCGcctcatcgtcgtcatcgtcgtcgtcgtcgttgttctTCTCCTTCATCTCCCCATCCTCTTCCGCCTCATCCTCGGCTACGGCCTCGACGGTGTTGACGGTGTTGACGGCGGTCACCGTtagctcgtcgtcgtcgtcgttgttgtttTCAATTCCGTCCATCGCATCGTGCGTCTTACTCACAGCGTCAGACgtgtccgtcgtcgtcgtcgtcgtcgtcgtcgtcgtcgtcttggTCGTGGTAGTGTCTTTGCCCTTCTTCGCGTCGTATCTCTTCGCATTGTGCTCCACCTCGTGACTCGCCGCGGCCCGTTTAAGGTTACCTTCCGATCTCGGCGTGGTCGCGTCGGAGGCCTGGGACTCCGTTTTCCCTCGTCTCTGATGCTGCGCCCGCGGCCGCAGGGCACGCAACCGGGGCGGTCTTCCCGACATCTTGGACGAGAGCCGTGCGCTTCCGCGCAGACTTCTTCGCTCGCCCTTGCCCGCTGCAGGAAACATGGcgtgcacacgcgcgcgcgcgcgcgccttcACTCGCTCGctcctcgctcgcttgctcctggatctccctctccctctctctttctctttcttcgcgCAGGAATTATTCACCACGTTCTCTATCGTTCGACGCGAGACACCGTCATCGTCGGACGACTCTGGTCTCACCTGGCAATAACGATTACGATTAACGCTTAAATGGCACTCGCTGCACCTTGCCGTTGCCACTGCTCCGTTGCTTTTGCTGCCaccgctgctgctgctactactactgctgctgctgctgctgctgctgctgctggcgCATTCACGCGTACGTCGCGCGGTACGGCGACGACGGGGGCGACGACGCTGACTCGTTGCGAACGCCTCGAACGTCCGCCCGATACTCTTGCGAGTCAAGAGAGATTAAAAACCTTTATCGGAGCGATATCGCGGCGCGCCGATTGGGCCTGGCACTCTTTCCTACATGTATCGTTATTGGGTCgtaacaagttttatttatttatttttatttttttgccgtcgtcgtcgtcgtcgtcgtcagccGTCGCGTCGTGGACCCGAACAAATTCTGATTCGCATTAGGGAAACACTAACCGGAAATAGTATAACGTGCGTGTCCGCGTAGCATACGTCTGCCTCTCCTCACGATGGAGGCTGATGGAGGCGACGCAGACACGCGGCCAGCGACAACGGCAATGGTGGTGGTAACGGTGGTGTGATCCGCcatattttccttttttctttttttcccgcCGCGAGTAAAATTCGAAAAATCTCTCTCCCTCCCGCCATCCGAGAAAATAATTCCGCGTAACGTTCGCCGCTGTTCTCCTCGATCCAAGGCGCGTTCGATCTCTCCGTCTTTTTTATCCTCTCCTCCCGCTCCTCCGCCGCTTCTTATACCAACTCTCCTCTTTCGTTAGCGGAGCCGTCGCTTGCGGTCGCCGCTCTAATCGTCGCGACATCGCGAGACCGGATCTATCGTCGACCGGCATGGCAGCCGCGTGTacgtgtaaatataaataagcgCAGGAGCGTATTGGAATCGTCGCGGTACTCCGTTTTTCGCGAAAGGAGGAGGACGGGATTGCCATCCGGTCGTCACCAGAGCCACGTGAAATTAGGCGCGAACGTAAAACGATTTCGTCTCCCCCCTCCCTTCCTCTCACCCCCTCTTCCTCCCTGGTCTGCCGAGCGCGATTTTTACGATTTTCCGAATTACATTGAAAGACGGTCGCGAAAGACGGATGAGAAAAGGCGCGAGCGATGCCTGGGACGCAGGAAGGCGCAAGAAAAAGGGAGAGTGGGGAGAAGGGAAAAACGGCCGCGCACAGACCTTTCCAACGTCGATACGGCGGCGGCCGGCCCTCGCGTTCCTCTTCCGCTCCAAATGTCGCCCGCACGCATGGACGTCATCGTAAATATGGCCGCGTTTCCAACATCGACGATCGGCGTTCGACCGTTCGACGGCCGCGCGGGCCGCGCGAGCGACGACGCGTCTTGCGCCATTGTGCGAAGCGCAATTTCGTTCTGATGCCCACAGTTGTAAAGGAATTGAATTTACAACGGCGGAACGTTTCAGCTGAAAAGGATCGAGCCGACGTGGCGCGGCGGTCGCCACGACTGACGGATTGACTATTCGAAAACTATCGTCCGGGAAGGGAATCGTGTTGCATGTCGGCTCACGGGATCACGCGTAGATCGAATTTAGAGTCAAGTGGCTGCCACGGTCGCGGAGAACGCCTGCTGCACAGCTTGCCGCGCGGCGCCATGATTAACCCCGGCGCTGCCGCGACCTGCTCTTGCCCACGATATCGGTTGCGTACAATGCTACATATACGCGAAGGAGGCGGAGGAGATAGACGCTTCGTCCGTGATCCGACCGCTTGAGCGAATTGAATACGAACGACGGCGGACGCGATAAGCTTCATGATACGTCTATTCAGCGAATTTTCTATGCCTTAGGAGAGATCGGAGTCAATTGTCAtagtttttgaataatttttgaaaaaaaaaaacaaaaatttttaaacactatGTACATTATGATATAATCAGGGTTGGGTAGTTATAAATAACTATAATAGTTgacaacttttaacttaattagtttatttttactaatttaattttttattttaactaattattttttaaacctataaactttaatttatttttttccaagttaaaaatttatctatgtagcaaaaaatgaattacaaaagaaaaaataatttccacataaaaaacaatatttctttattattttacataaacttattttacaaataaaacattagatTATTATCATAACtttgaataatctaacttaaaaaaattacaaatttccaattaaatatgaatagttt from Solenopsis invicta isolate M01_SB chromosome 7, UNIL_Sinv_3.0, whole genome shotgun sequence harbors:
- the LOC105193539 gene encoding uncharacterized protein LOC105193539 isoform X4 → MSGRRIGIADGARAAPSSLPSQPLVESADPAGARRRGGGEKESRPFAFSYSLPTIHYPLRRSVLTPVTKERYSRSKSSVRPESSDDDGVSRRTIENVVNNSCAKKEKERGRGRSRSKRARSERVKARARARVHAMFPAAGKGERRSLRGSARLSSKMSGRPPRLRALRPRAQHQRRGKTESQASDATTPRSEGNLKRAAASHEVEHNAKRYDAKKGKDTTTTKTTTTTTTTTTTDTSDAVSKTHDAMDGIENNNDDDDELTVTAVNTVNTVEAVAEDEAEEDGEMKEKNNDDDDDDDDEATLDGNVDVDVDIDVDVNVAVNSAETIDVEANGQASYECKTCDPPKMLSSIKAYFEHLRKEHKYKGKNGHSPVENRCPACSYVALNVKDLENHQRVHHLKRKFFRCAKCDYVTHIRARYTKHVKYHSMPMIKCDACDFSSAYKWNLERHMRNHGGGGAFKCRACNFTADIRQSLTVHESYHHDPPVGQINRKSNNAFERKPRNSPKRYNQVGASDFREVLNKSGSTTTSVGSSDSFVSDHSLISIDDKKSALANAECIALKCEEKGCQFITAWDSEMQRHLAECHAPVSPSKPRKPLPMLIPLSLASTKSNNTVNSSGPPTTLLKVPRVRVRPELAQIARDTELAKMNKEAANSKRNFNTAAGVFERKNASFFDKLKEKLTTTATSINNGVPEVAVSNENDLKCWCTFKASSMEELACHKQTHHTALSVSVGTTRCPKCRRRCKSTTDLQMHMQYCHSRNDATPSIDSSLEKVTNRSRSDVRMTSYRDEYSFPSQLDWDANLRGLNSSGPSVEQQSWDEDRMEQRSIEETNSEEMPTKLVIVDNKEYVPLTGPTSQSSITIIPSSEANQNIQNVDISLRPPPPLKAAVRSRGQSLLKNSPITMHIHTPSGGGAVSISPAIDESKRTQWKCKRCNYRDTNKDNVLLHVKSHYESADHEFIEERNPFGCGDCPFSASDAATLSLHRLNHRPTLEAIFKCYLCPYYVKTKAELLEHSRLHGEELAAMHQQNTDVQISKNKLQQISISEGGVSQTKDESSIEQVIQITSRNNVTASSKMTEAQSSPPPPPSLLLDTRALPDAPLVWVSKLDGTLTKMLKCRHCPFISSRRAEVLDHETMHVDMPTQGPFIACTDCSFTCSRREVMTAHTEMHAGSLGTVHCLVDETRPDAQQANDLATLLGMPQTPMLGSEPDLQDSRLVHCCGKCPARFLCEKELRIHLRYHTTELAYSCQWCSYAARQPAHLIAHQKAHSTEYQERTKYLLSLYGHSQRYPPPATACVETDNRDTDSGPNVAWIVVEINENANNYINGTTTVQRTGNQVFTCAKCPARYFKLDALEYHMTLHGSNNRFKCNDCDYSSKTAQNLLKHQVVHRRHNESSESSTAELSSTPIAETTPTSCPESPVQSSPDPQFGVFMRGNPNFVYPGYLRNGRLKEKRYKCHKCPSAFEKREQYRVHLTLHGAKQRYRCDTCDYSVKYYANYIQHLKKHQANAEAQASRRQFEDDRISVDSDSFIDAGTATSSRKSSRSSAVNTLAVLSSVNNATLQPSNQDKQSLLLMQKKGIISSMGDADAETIRCLSCPFSTIDKDIMDLHKRRHGIERMTPSCPHCDYIPRKDENIGEHIKLHFTRMYKPESYLIVEMLTLTMEKVSANSKSEKGQRLKELLFKECEDGRFLPLTETVNSLSLRTSTSTMKATKEKVIIDPNTGETKHRLAT
- the LOC105193539 gene encoding uncharacterized protein LOC105193539 isoform X1, producing MSGRRIGIADGARAAPSSLPSQPLVESADPAGARRRGGGEKESRPFAFSYSLPTIHYPLRRSVLTPVTKERYSRSKSSVRPESSDDDGVSRRTIENVVNNSCAKKEKERGRGRSRSKRARSERVKARARARVHAMFPAAGKGERRSLRGSARLSSKMSGRPPRLRALRPRAQHQRRGKTESQASDATTPRSEGNLKRAAASHEVEHNAKRYDAKKGKDTTTTKTTTTTTTTTTTDTSDAVSKTHDAMDGIENNNDDDDELTVTAVNTVNTVEAVAEDEAEEDGEMKEKNNDDDDDDDDEATLDGNVDVDVDIDVDVNVAVNSAETIDVEANGQASYECKTCDPPKMLSSIKAYFEHLRKEHKYKGKNGHSPVENRCPACSYVALNVKDLENHQRVHHLKRKFFRCAKCDYVTHIRARYTKHVKYHSMPMIKCDACDFSSAYKWNLERHMRNHGGGGAFKCRACNFTADIRQSLTVHESYHHDPPVGQINRKSNNAFERKPRNSPKRYNQVGASDFREVLNKSGSTTTSVGSSDSFVSDHSLISIDDKKSALANAECIALKCEEKGCQFITAWDSEMQRHLAECHAPVSPSKPRKPLPMLIPLSLASTKSNNTVNSSGPPTTLLKVPRVRVRPELAQIARDTELAKMNKEAANSKRNFNTAAGVFERKNASFFDKLKEKLTTTATSINNGVPEVAVSNENDLKCWCTFKASSMEELACHKQTHHTALSVSVGTTRCPKCRRRCKSTTDLQMHMQYCHSRNDATPSIDSSLEKVTNRSRSDVRMTSYRDEYSFPSQLDWDANLRGLNSSGPSFEGGPTHPSGRRVFKCPHCPFWASTASRFHVHIVGHLNRKPFECSMCAYRSNWRWDITKHIKLKAAKDAVHTSARVLMTDETGRRNYSKYNKYLAQVEQQSWDEDRMEQRSIEETNSEEMPTKLVIVDNKEYVPLTGPTSQSSITIIPSSEANQNIQNVDISLRPPPPLKAAVRSRGQSLLKNSPITMHIHTPSGGGAVSISPAIDESKRTQWKCKRCNYRDTNKDNVLLHVKSHYESADHEFIEERNPFGCGDCPFSASDAATLSLHRLNHRPTLEAIFKCYLCPYYVKTKAELLEHSRLHGEELAAMHQQNTDVQISKNKLQQISISEGGVSQTKDESSIEQVIQITSRNNVTASSKMTEAQSSPPPPPSLLLDTRALPDAPLVWVSKLDGTLTKMLKCRHCPFISSRRAEVLDHETMHVDMPTQGPFIACTDCSFTCSRREVMTAHTEMHAGSLGTVHCLVDETRPDAQQANDLATLLGMPQTPMLGSEPDLQDSRLVHCCGKCPARFLCEKELRIHLRYHTTELAYSCQWCSYAARQPAHLIAHQKAHSTEYQERTKYLLSLYGHSQRYPPPATACVETDNRDTDSGPNVAWIVVEINENANNYINGTTTVQRTGNQVFTCAKCPARYFKLDALEYHMTLHGSNNRFKCNDCDYSSKTAQNLLKHQVVHRRHNESSESSTAELSSTPIAETTPTSCPESPVQSSPDPQFGVFMRGNPNFVYPGYLRNGRLKEKRYKCHKCPSAFEKREQYRVHLTLHGAKQRYRCDTCDYSVKYYANYIQHLKKHQANAEAQASRRQFEDDRISVDSDSFIDAGTATSSRKSSRSSAVNTLAVLSSVNNATLQPSNQDKQSLLLMQKKGIISSMGDADAETIRCLSCPFSTIDKDIMDLHKRRHGIERMTPSCPHCDYIPRKDENIGEHIKLHFTRMYKPESYLIVEMLTLTMEKVSANSKSEKGQRLKELLFKECEDGRFLPLTETVNSLSLRTSTSTMKATKEKVIIDPNTGETKHRLAT